From the Magnetospirillum sp. 15-1 genome, the window GTTTCCGGCCATTGCCGGCTGCAAGGTCTGGGACGTGGTCGACGGCGACCTTCAGCACCTGACCGGTCTGGCCGATTCCACCTTCGACTTCGTGCACGCCGCCTTCGTCCTGCAGAAGATGGCCGATCCCAGGGAGGCGCTGCGCCACTGGCTGCGGGTGCTGAAGCCCGGCGGCCATCTGGTGGTTCTGGTTCCCGACGAGGATATGTACGAGCAGGGCTTCTGGCCGTCGCGGCACAATCCCGAGCATCGCTGGACCTTCACCCTGTTCAAGCCGAAATCGTGGAGCCCGGCCTCGGTCAACCTGCTGGAAGCCCTACCGTCCCTGGGAATCCAGGCCGACCTCCGCCGCATCGAGGCTCTGGATTCCAGCTACCGCCACCGGCTGCCCCGCTTCGACCAGACCCTGACGCCGGTGGGCGAGGCGGCCATCGAATTCGTGATCCGCAAGCGCCCACAGCCCGAGGCGGTGGCCGGCGGACGCCTCAACGCCGAGGGCCAGTTGAACGCCCGCGACGTGTTCCTGCTGACCGGCATGCGGGTCGAACAGCCCAAGGGCTGATCACTCCGCCAGAAAGCCGTCCAGCAACCCGATCTGTTCCGGCACGTTCAGCGCCGGGGCGTGGCCGCAGCCGGAAATGGTCGCCAGCCGGGCCTTGGGGCCACGCCGGGTCATCTCGTCGGCCACCTCGGGCAGCAGCAGGTCGGAATCGGCGCCGCGCAGCACCAGGGTCGGGCATTCCACCCGGTCGTAGGCCTCCCACAGCTCGTAATCGCCGGCCGAGGCGGCGAATACCCGCATCACCGCCGGATCGTAATGGACGGTGATGCGCCCGTCGCCGCGGCGGCGCGCCGAGGATTCCGCCATGCGCCGCCATTCCTCGTCGCTCAGGAAACCGTAGGGCCTGTAGACCAGCCGCAGGAACGCCTCGAACGCCGTCATGCTGGGAAAATCGGGAATTTGGGTGACATAGGCCCGGATGCGCTCCACCGCCGCCGGATTGAGGGCGGGACCGATATCGTTCATCACCAGCCGGTCCATGCGCCCCTTCAACGGCCCCGCCGCCAGCAGCATGCCCAGGGCGCCGCCCATGGAGGTGCCGATCCACGTCAACGGCCCCACACCCAATTCATCGAGAATCCCCAGGGCATGCTTCACATAGGCGGCCAGGGTGTAGTCGCGCTGGGGCTCCGCCGACCAGCCCGACAGGCCGCGCCCCAGGGTATCGGGGCAGATCACCCGGTAGCGGTCGCTGAAATGGGCGGCCAGGGTATCGAAATCCCGCCCGGTCCGGGCCAACCCGTGCCACATCACCAGGGCCGGCGCCGCCGCGTCCCCCCATTCGGTGACGTGGAATTCCAGGCCCTGGACGGACACATAGCGGGAACGGGACAAGGTCATGGCGGCCCCTTTCGTTGCGAAGCGCCTAAGTATACCCTGTCCGCTCCCCGGTTTGGATGGATGCCATGCTTAAACTTTCCGATTCCGCCCTGCTCCGCGACCGCGCCTATGTGGACGGCGCCTGGATTGCCGCCCGGTCGGGCGAGACCTTCGCCGTGACCAATCCCGCCGACGGCTCGCTCGTCGCCCGGGTCCCCGCCATGGGCGCCGCCGAGACGCGGGCCGCCATCGAGGCCGCCGACCGGGCCTGGGGTCCCTGGAAGGCCCGGACCGCCAAGGAGCGCTGCGCCGTGCTCAAGCGCTGGTTCGAGCTGATCATGGCCGCCCAGAACGATCTGGCGGTGCTGATGACCGCCGAGCAGGGCAAGCCCCTGGCCGAGGCCAAGGGCGAGGTGGCCTACGGCGCCTCCTTCGTCGAATGGTTCGCCGAGGAGGCGAAAAGGGTCTATGGCGACACCATCCCCGAGCACCTGCCCGGCCGGCGCATCGTCGTCACCAAAGAGCCGGTGGGCGTGGTCGCCGCCATCACGCCGTGGAACTTCCCCATCGCCATGATCACCCGCAAATGCGCCCCCGCTTTGGCGGCCGGCTGCCCGGTGGTGGTCAAGCCGGCCGAGGACACCCCGCTTTCCGCCCTGGCCCTGGCCGAACTGGCCGAGCGCGCCGGCTTTCCGCCGGGCGTCTTCAATGTGGTGACTGCGGGCGACCCGCGCGAAGTGGGCGGTGAACTGACCGCCAATCCCAAGGTGCGCAAGCTCTCCTTCACCGGCTCCACCGAGGTGGGCAAGCTGCTGATGGCCCAATGCGCCGCCACGGTGAAGAAGCTGTCGCTGGAACTGGGCGGCAACGCCCCGTTCATCGTCTTCGACGACGCCGACCTGGACGCGGCGGTGGCCGGCGCCATGGCGTCCAAGTACCGCAACACCGGCCAGACCTGCGTCTGCGCCAATCGCCTGCTGGTGCAGGACGGCGTCTATGACGCCTTCGCCGCCAAGCTGGCCGAGGCGGTGAGCGCGCTGAAGGTCGGCCCCGGCCTGGAGGGCGATTTCCAGCAAGGCCCGCTGATCAACGAGGAGGCGGTGCGAAAGGTCGAGCGCCACATCGCCGACGCCGTCGCCAAGGGGGCGCGCATCGTGATGGGCGGCAAGCGCCATGCACGCGGCGGCA encodes:
- a CDS encoding alpha/beta hydrolase; translation: MTLSRSRYVSVQGLEFHVTEWGDAAAPALVMWHGLARTGRDFDTLAAHFSDRYRVICPDTLGRGLSGWSAEPQRDYTLAAYVKHALGILDELGVGPLTWIGTSMGGALGMLLAAGPLKGRMDRLVMNDIGPALNPAAVERIRAYVTQIPDFPSMTAFEAFLRLVYRPYGFLSDEEWRRMAESSARRRGDGRITVHYDPAVMRVFAASAGDYELWEAYDRVECPTLVLRGADSDLLLPEVADEMTRRGPKARLATISGCGHAPALNVPEQIGLLDGFLAE
- a CDS encoding class I SAM-dependent methyltransferase, whose translation is MKETSKSVARRTRQPEFISRYFVGQGLDIGGGNDPLALYGEQFPAIAGCKVWDVVDGDLQHLTGLADSTFDFVHAAFVLQKMADPREALRHWLRVLKPGGHLVVLVPDEDMYEQGFWPSRHNPEHRWTFTLFKPKSWSPASVNLLEALPSLGIQADLRRIEALDSSYRHRLPRFDQTLTPVGEAAIEFVIRKRPQPEAVAGGRLNAEGQLNARDVFLLTGMRVEQPKG
- a CDS encoding NAD-dependent succinate-semialdehyde dehydrogenase; translation: MLKLSDSALLRDRAYVDGAWIAARSGETFAVTNPADGSLVARVPAMGAAETRAAIEAADRAWGPWKARTAKERCAVLKRWFELIMAAQNDLAVLMTAEQGKPLAEAKGEVAYGASFVEWFAEEAKRVYGDTIPEHLPGRRIVVTKEPVGVVAAITPWNFPIAMITRKCAPALAAGCPVVVKPAEDTPLSALALAELAERAGFPPGVFNVVTAGDPREVGGELTANPKVRKLSFTGSTEVGKLLMAQCAATVKKLSLELGGNAPFIVFDDADLDAAVAGAMASKYRNTGQTCVCANRLLVQDGVYDAFAAKLAEAVSALKVGPGLEGDFQQGPLINEEAVRKVERHIADAVAKGARIVMGGKRHARGGTFFEPTILADVTTAMAPAREETFGPVAPLFRFHTEDEAVRMANDTEFGLAAYFYSRDVGRVWRVSRALEYGIVGINEGIISTEVAPFGGVKESGLGREGSKYGLEDFLEVKYLCMGGI